In Capra hircus breed San Clemente chromosome 5, ASM170441v1, whole genome shotgun sequence, the DNA window AAATGCGGTCTTAATTAGTAAATACTATTAAAGCAAGCTGTCATTGTTATTTTTTCATGAGAATATTAATTTCTACTGACACTTTGtacttccatataaattttagaaataacttGTCAACTTCCACAAGAATCTCAGTTGGAAACTTAAAATTCCGTTAATTCATGAGGAAAattgatatatttataatattgacTCCTGTTTCATAaagatatttctccatttattccaGCTCTAAAAATGCTTGAAAATAGTTTTacaatttttcaatttttgttctatttctccTTAAATGTTTTACATCTTTACTGTAAACTTGAAAGGTTTTTTTGCtattgaaaatgtttttttcaaAAGCCTTTTTTCCTACAATTTGTTGCCAACGCAGTGTACACTGTTTTTGTCTAACATGCAAAACCTCCTGAAGCCTATTTATGGAATCTTTTCTAGCTAAGCaattatttcatctttaaataataagaaatcttgtttctattttataatttttctttttaaagcttaaaTGTGTTGCTTATTACTGTCAGTATAAAATGAATAGATGTGGTTAATAgcaggcatccttgtcttgttcccaaACTTAAAGGGAATGCATTTGATATTTCAATATGTTTGCTGTATTTTCTAAGTCACTTGccacattaaacatttttttgtttctcctttgctAATTTTTTCACaaatgatgttgaattttatcaaatgtcttTCCTGCACCAAGTTAAATgatcatgattttaattttaatgttaatatGACAAATTACATTACTATTTTAAATCAAAGATCCCATGAATTGACACATACCATTGACTTTATGCTCCATTAAAGAAACAACAGCTCCCCACTGAATATTCCAATTTAAGATACAGTTAAGAAAATACAGGCATTTTAGAATTGACAAAATACAAAGTAAATCATGAAGAAAAACTCCCATGCACTCTTGAGATTAGACACAGACTGTGATGCAcacaattttttcttctttagtactTCACATTATTTAAgtcatctctcttttttccttaatcAAACTCACCTAGGTTGTTCATTACCTTAAGTCTTTTTGAATCCCAACTTTGGGCTTTTCTTATTCTCTCAAGGTATAGTTGCCTTCTTAGTTTTCTGTTCTGATTTAGTATTTCCTTCTTTCAGTTCAAAGTTTAGCTGATTAATTTTCAGCTCCCTTTTTTCTAATATAAGCAAGGAATACAATATTGTAGCTCCTAAATGCTGTCTTAGCGAATGCAATGTTTCTATATGTAGTTTGGTTTTATTTAGTTCTGAATTATGTTCTAACCTCCACTATCATTCCCTCTGATCTCCAAGTTGTCTTAGTGTTAGTTTTTTAGCATTCATCTTAATTTTATCCTGAACATGCACACAAGATATTCTGAATCAGACAGATTTATTACTTGAAGTAAATACCTCCACACCCTTTACCCCAGACTTAGACCTGGGGCTATGTGTTAAAGAgtcatgggatttttttcctacACAGTGAGTGGTATTaaaacaaattcagacttaagtatAAGACTTTGGGACACCAGAACTACTGTAAACAGGGGCAAGGAGGCTATAGCAACAGGATTCGCAGATCGGTTGGAGAATCCTGTTGCTATAGCCTCCTTGCCCATTTGCAATAGTTCCTCTGGTGTCCCAAAGTCTTGTACTTAAGTCTGCAAGCTGCTCAAAAACAGAtggtgtgtatgtgctcagtcatgtctgactctttgcgatctcaaggactgtaggctaccaggctcctctgtccatgggatttcccaggcaagaacactagagtgggtttgccatttcctcctccagagaatctttccaacccagagattgaacctatgtctccagcattctttagcaggtggattttttcCCACTGTGCAACCTGGAAAGCTCAAAGACAGATCAGATCCTTTTAATAGGAACAAGTAAGCAAGGCTAGAAAGATCTGGGTGTGAGGGAGTGAAAGGGAGCAGATGACAGAATGGGACAGTTGATCAGGGAATGTTCTTTCTGTGGTCCATTTTCAGGAGGTgtaactgaggacagtctcttcCACATTCCAGGGCTGGCTCAGGCTGACGGTGGATTCCAGTTCAGGGGACTGTGGGGGACAGCCTAAAGTGTGATCAAGTCAAGTTAGAGAGCATTTTGTACAGAGTGGTCTTTGGGAACAACCAGTTCAACAACCAATTCATGAGATAAAAAACAGGCATCTGTGGAGGGTCTAGGTCTGGCTGTGTCACAGGTAGTCAAAGGAGTCATCCACTCATTGTACCTTAGTCATATTGGAAAGGTGGTTCTCTGCAGGAAGCCACTTCCTGGAATACAGTAGGGGGATTTCTTCACTGTTCTGCCCATACTTTTATTTCAGCTCTGAGGACCTCCTAATCCAATAGCCACAAAACGGTGCCTAAGAGAAGCTGCCGCAAACAATCTTTATGAATTATGTTATACCATCTTTATGCATATTTCAGAATATGTATTGTCCTCTTTCTATAATACCTtaagctgggggtggagggggtggttgGGAATGCCAATTTCAAATATAAGAAGTTTCTTTCAGGGAAGAGTAATATCTTAACAGTAGTCAGTCCACCATTTAAGGCTGTAACTTATTTCTCTCTTGGGGTTAACTGCATTGagtatgctcagtcattcagctgTATCTgcttctctgcaaccccatggactatagcccattaggctccattccagacaagaatattggagcagattgccattttctactccagaggatctttctgacccaaggatcaaaaccaagtatcttgtgtttcctgagttggcaggcagattttttgccactgcaccctgggaagcccaaattgttTTGAATAGGGTTCATTATTTTGAAGACTACTTTCTTTTGTGAGCTCCTTTACATCCTTTATTctagtgtttaaaaataaaatgaactttaaGTGATGTCAGAGAGAATAAgcttaacatttaaaattgttaGTATGCATCacatttaacaatttaaaaagttaatgatCTGTAAGTTGTCTTACTCGAGCTAAAATGTACTCTCTaagcagtatttttcaaaaactgTAGAAGTGCTTGATTATGATGGAATTCAAGGAGATCCCAGAGTTGGATGCATAAGCATACTTGAAAGAGCAGACACAAATGTCAGCAATAACAAAGGGctggacttccgtggtggctcagtggtaaagaatctgcctgccaacgcaggagacatggcttccatccctggtccgggaggatcccatatgccttggagcaactacgCCCGTgggtaactactgagcctgtgctctagagcccaggagctgcaactactgagcccacatgctgcaattactgaagcccaagtgccctagatcacatgctcttcaacaagagaagccactgcattaagcagcccgtgcaccacaactagagagtagcctccacgcaacacaactagagaaaagcccatgcgacaacaaagacccagcacagtcaaacataaataaataaaaagttttttaaagggCCAATGGAGACAATGATATTGAAGTAGTAATAACTGATGTAGTGGAAGCATGTTCTGGTCAAATAGAATGCAGCAATAAAGGCTGAGAGGTTTACAAGATCAGAAAACGAACTctggataaataaaaagaatctatGACTCAGGAAACATACTTCACTATTTCACTAGGCAAATTAAGGAgaaaaacagggggaaaaaaaaacaggcaaagagGTTAAGAGGGAAAAAGTTGAGATTGAAGGAAACTCTTCCCACAATAGCATGAGAATTACACAGAGACGATTTCTTATTAGAAACAAATGTGGAGATGAACTAGAATGGGTTTGAGGTtctaggaaaagaggaaaaagccTCCAAAAGTGACCTAATATCTCATCCAGCCATATTAactctttgtttctttaaaagcaaCGTGGTTTCATTCCTTGCTCAAGTTCCAAATTTATACCATGTCGCCATTAGAGGTAGAAGGATATCAACCTAAATTCAAAAGTCCATGTTCTCTGCATTTACCACCTCTTGAGGGATGTTTTGATTTGTAAAAACTTCAGAAACAtgacaaaaataaagacagattATGTCACAACAGAATTTTACAGTACAGCtgtttattaattatattatgaACATTAATGCAATATTGGCCTCAATAATTTCACTCAGATAATAAAAAATAGTGgcatagtgacagttttacagcTGGTTCATTCATGATTTTACAGTCTTATTTATTAAGAGTGAAAACAGAagactatttaaaatagctgaaAAGATAACATGTGTCATAGTGCTCAATGTTTCTGGAACTGTTGGTAAGGCTTACACCTAAATCTGATGCAGAATTCCTACTGGCATTGAAACAGTTCTTTCCTCACCCACAGTATGTATACACTGGTGCTATGAGTCTGGAAGAGACTGGCTATGGGTGCCGCTTCTCGTCTTCAGCTGGGACTGTGCAATATCAGCAAGTGCGCTCTGTATCTTCTCCAGAAGCATGTCCCCTCGGTAGACAACATCCTCCAGACTGGTAGCAGCCTCGTGGTTTTCCTCTTCAAGCTTATATAAGCTAGCAGCCTTTGTGAGCAAACACAAATTTAAGAGTAGTTTGAGAAATGAAAAACTTGGGTGACTGATAAAAGTTGAGGAGGAAAGAAATTGCAATCAAAGTATTTACTTTTAAATCTGAGGACTATGCAACCACTGTGATAGATTTTTTTGCTAGTGGCAGAAATCCTAAGATCAGATATTACTTGAGAGTCTTCCctatatgaattatttaaaagttgACTCTTCAATTAGAGATCTCTGGATGGCTAAATGAGACTCCTTTCCACATTGCTTTCAGACACTGCTATTCTACTCCGTATCCAGAACGGTCCCTCGCTTGTCACTACTGGCAAGGAAAAGAACCCAACTGAGGAAAATGGCAAGTTTCCTTGTAACTCAAAACTGGACAACTATGTATTTTCAGCACAGTCTTAAACAGGCTGCAGTAATTTACAATAAAActcccattttaaaatttagagtaACTTTGAATATTGTAATAAAAGGTACTAAATCTATTTCCTTgaattcaaaatttttttcataaaattctcAAAGGAAAAGAGATTTTTACCTGTAAAGCAGCTGTAGATTCTTCACTGGGTAAGGAATCTATCAGAACATCAATGTCTTTTGCTGTTCGTGCAATCAGCGCTGCAAAAAGCTGGGCATATTCTAGAGAAAGATAGTACTCATTGAGGATATTAGAGAATCTCAAgctttcagaaagagaaattaaagtttAATGAAACCAGGAAACTTCGTTACTTTTTCTGTATTAGGCCTCTAATGATAAAAGTGTAATTTTAACACATCAATTCTATTATGTCTGAGAATTAGCTTTAATGTTAACTCAAATTAGAACTTAAGCATAATGTATTACCATTTCATTATTAGGACAATATGGTGGTCCCTTGAATAAAGGAATTTGTAAATTGGATGCCATTTTCATTAAGGTCCCACAAGTAACAATTCAGCTAAATTCACACAATTCTCCTTTAGAGGAGTAAAAAAATCTGTTATTTCACATGAAAAGAATTATGAGTCATATAAATTTACTGTAATGAATTCATTTAAGACAAACTTGTTATATTCTCAAACAATAACATTTTTAGAAAGCCATAAATAAGTTGAATCTTTCAATAAATCTGATTTTAATGTATTACAGGTAATGTGAGAGTCAAACTAAGAGAAGCCAAGAAAACCTATTTACCTTCTGTAGGGTTAGCCGGCTGATCTTTGTTAATGGCTGTCTGAATATTACTAAAGGAGGCAGGAGGGCCACACTGCTGCAGCACTCCAATGGCGTTACAAAACTGATCTGCAAGCTGGAGGCAAAGGAAAGGTGGCCAAGTTAGAATGGATTTATCCTCTGTAAGGATTTTATTGGTAACTGTGGCAGCAATGTTCTATAATGTTCTCTgagcaaagataaataaataaaacagaaaggagTAATTCTGGATAACAAAAACCAGTTACTAACAatgattaaacttttttttttttaagtaaaaaaattttttcgttttgtattggggtacagctgATTCATAAACATTTTAATCATGCAAAGAAACGAAagtctcagtggctcagtcatgtccaattctgcaaacccatggctcctttgtccatgggctttcttcaggcaggaatactggagtcggttgccattccctcctccggggatcttccttacccagggatggaaccccagtctccggtgtctcttgcactggcaagcggatCCTTTACTGctgtgcaacctgggaagccctaaaga includes these proteins:
- the MED21 gene encoding mediator of RNA polymerase II transcription subunit 21 gives rise to the protein MADRLTQLQDAVNSLADQFCNAIGVLQQCGPPASFSNIQTAINKDQPANPTEEYAQLFAALIARTAKDIDVLIDSLPSEESTAALQAASLYKLEEENHEAATSLEDVVYRGDMLLEKIQSALADIAQSQLKTRSGTHSQSLPDS